TGGACGGCGGAGATGTGGAAGAACCTGCTGTCTTCAGAAGGCATCAGGGTCATTCTAAAGCAGGGAGACGTGTCGTCATTCCTGGGAAGCTCGCCTCTGCCGGTACGGCTCATGGTGGACGAGAAGCAGAGGCTAAGGGCGCTGGAAGTCCTCAGCCAGCAGACGGTTTACGCTGAAGGAGAAGAGTCTCCATCCTGAGGAGCTCGGCCTTGACACCGAGGCCGCCGGCGCCGTAGCCGTGGAGGCCGCCGTCGCTGCCGATGACCCTGTGGCAAGGGACGACGATGGGCACGCGGTTCCGCGCCATGGCCTGTCCCGCAGCGCGGTAGGCGCCGGGGCGTCCCGCCATGGCGGCCAGCCAGGCATAAGTTCGGGTCTCGCCCAGGGGTATGGAGCGGCAGGCCTCCCAGGCCCTCTTGTGGAAATCCGGCGCGTCTTCCATGTCCAGAACGATCTGATCGAGGTTATCAGCCTTGCCCGCCAGAAAAGATTGCAGCAATTCTCGAATGTCTTTGAGCCTGTCCGGGTCAAATTGGGCGGCTTCTACCTGTGGCCCCAGTTCCTCAAAGGAGTCCTGGGGCGTGGATTTTAAGCTGCCGTATTTTAGGCCGTTGGGAGACAGGACGGCGGCAAACCAGCCGAATCGAGTCTGGAAGACGTCGTAGTAGAGGGTCGAGCGGCTATTGGCGAGGGTATGAGCACGGCGTTTTTGGGCCTGATCCATACGCTGAATATTAAGGGTTGCCTAGCGGCTTCTCAATAGGTACAATCAACTCAAGACCTCCCACGCCTTGCTTGTTGCTTTTTCCCTTTATAGCTTGACCATAGGAGGCCCGCAATGCCCGAGACCCGCCTGACCGAAGTTTCCCGCGAAGACGTGGCCCGGATGGCCCAGTGGCTTCAAGATCCCGAGGTACGAGACTCATGGTACGGCGCCGATGACGCAGGCGAGCCTATGCATATAGGCTACTCCCCTCAGAAGATGGCGGAAGCGCCGGAAGAGGAGTGGAAGAGCGCCTTTCAAGGCGAGACACGCAAAGTGTACTCGATTTATGACTCGCAAGAGGGCCACGTGGGCGAGTGCCAGTTATTGATAGAGCCGCCCCTCCATGAGGCCCAGATATTCATAATCATTGGACGGAAGGACCTGTGGCTGAAGCACTTTGGGTCCGCCGCGTTGCTGCAACTCCTGGATATAGCTTTTTACACATACAAGCTCCATAGGGTCTGGGCTGACATACCGGAATATAACAGCCACGCTATCCATATGTTCGAGAGGATGGGGTTCATGTTGGAGGGGCACCTGCGCAGCACGCATCCGAAGGAAGGCAAGTGGTACGACTCGATAGTTATGGGACTGCTGGAGAACGAGTACGCGCGTCGCCGACCCAAACTGACGGCGCAGGTCAACAGCCCAGCGGCGTAGCGAATCTAGCGGCACTTGCACCTGGGTTGGTTGATTTCCGAGTCAACTTGTCATAAGATACTCAACAGCCTAAATCCCGATCTTGATTAGGAGGACTGCGCAATGATAGGGAAATTCGGCATCGAGATTGTCTATTGCGTTCCTTGAGGGCATCATAACGTAGCTGCCTGGATGGTCAGCGAATTTTTCCGAGAGTTTGGTCCCGATGTAGCTATCACGGTCACCCCAGAAGTGGGCGGACGCTTCGAAGTCCTGTATAACGGTGAGAAGATTTTCGACAGGAAGGCGGAGGGCAACATTTATCCCAGCCTCACCAACTTCCGCAAGATGCGAGACACCCTGAAGGAGAGAATGAAGGCTCCTACAGCGGAAAGTTAGGCTAGATTCAGACTACTTAAAATGGCCCCCAATTTGTGGGGGCCATTTTGTTTTACTTCTATAACCGACGCTGGCTATGAGCGTTTACCCCTTCTTATCGATCTGCCGGGGAGGGCGCCGGTGTGCTTGCCGTTTTTGATGACGGGCGTGCCGTTGACGATGACGTGGTCTATGCCGATGGGGAACTGCTTGGGGTGGTGGCGGTTGGCGGGGGCTTTGACGGTGGCGGGGTCGAAGATGACGACGTCCGCCTTAAGGCCGTCGCGGAGGAGGCCGCGGTCTTGCAGGCCCATGCGCTGGGCGGGGAAAGAGGTCATCTTTCGGATGGCCTCTGGGAGGCGCAGGTGCTTTTCGGCGCGGACGAATTCGGCCAGGACTACGGGGAAGCAGCCGTAGGTGCGGGGGCTGGGGAATTCGCCCAGCATGATGGAGTCGCTGGCGATCATGCCGTAGGGATGGGCGACGAAGGCGGGGAGGGTCTGCTCGTTGACGCCCAGAGTAATGACGCACACGCTGAGGTTCTCCTCGATGAGGAGGTCAAAGATGGCGTCGGCAGGGTCTTGACCTCGCATCTCGGCGATGTCGAGGACCCATTTGCCTTCGTACTTCTTGTTCTCGGGGCGTCGGAAGTGGGTGAGATAGCTGTTCTCGACGCGCTCGCGGGACAGGTCTTTCTTCATCTTGGCCCTATCCGAGGGGTCTTTAAGGGCGGCCATGAGGCGCTCGGGGCCGCCGTCCTTGGCCCAGTCCGGCAGGGCGATGGTGATGGAGGTGCTGGAGAAGGGGTAGCTGTAGCAGTCGAAGGTCACGTCCAGGCCCTCGTCACGGGACTTTTCGACGAGGCCGATGTAATCATAGTGACTGCCGACGCCCTGGCCGGGCTGTCGGTAGTGGGTGAAGTGGACGGGGCTGCCGCTGCGTCGTCCTATATCGAGGGCCTCGTGCCAGGGGGCGAGGAGGCCTTTGGCGCGGAGCTTGGCGCGGGTGTGGGTGTGGTAAAAGCCGCCCATGCGGGCCGAGACCTCGGAGAGGGCGACGAGTTCATCGGTGGAGGCGTAGGAGCCGGGGGCGTAGTCGAGACCGGTGGAGAGGCCCCAGGCGCCCTCCTCCATGGCTTCGCGCATGACCGACTTCATGTCCTCAAGCTGGGCGCCGGTGGCGGGACGGTCGTTCCAGCCGACGGCCCAAACTCGTGGTGGGCCGTTGCCGATGATGTAGGCGATGTTGATGGCGACTTTGTTATCGTACTTGTTCAGCAGTTCGGTGACAGTGAGCCAGTCGGCTTTGGGTGGGTAGCCGTTGAGGCCTGAGTCCAGCCATATATAGCGTTCCAGCTCCTTATGGCTTTTGAAGGGGGCGTGGGAGATGCCGTCGATGCCGATAAGCTCGGTGGTGACGCCCTGGCGGACTTTGGGCTCGTGCTTGGGTTCGCCGAGGATGGTGAGGCCGGCGTGGGAGTGTAGGTCTATGAAGCCGGGGCAGACGACTTTGCCGGCGGCGTCGATGGTCTGGGCGGCCTCGGCGTTAGATACGTCGCCGCGGAGGATGGAGAGGGTGTTCTTTTCGATGCCGACAGCGCCGAAGAAGCCGGGGCTGCCTGAGCCGTCGATAATCTGACCGTTTTTGATGAGGATGTCCAGCATGGCCGCCTCCCGGGTGCAGTTTCGCGCTCATGTTATCACAGGGTTGGCGAGTAGAGACATTTGGGGCGTTTTGTGCCAAGCTATGGGCGCGGAAGGGGAAGTGGCTATTGAATTGTAGTACCCTACCGCACCCTGAAGGGTGCGGCATAGGCTTTATCGGTGGGTGTGCAACGCATATTGGAGTCTACTGGGTAGATAGAACACGCTCAATGAATATGAAGGAGGCGAGGAGTCATGCTCATAGTGGATACGCACTGCCATGCGGGGTTGAACTGGTTTGAGCCTATTGAGATGCTGCTGCGGCAGATGGAGTTGAACGGCGTGGAGAAGGCGACGCTGGTGCAGCATCGGGGGGCGTATGACAACAGCTATCTCATCGAGGCTGCAAAGAAGCATCCGGGGAAGTTTGCGGTGGTGGCGATTGTGGACGTGTCGAAGGCGGATGCGGGGAAGGCGCTGGAGGGGTGGGCGAGGAAGGGGGCGGTGGGGGTGCGGCTGAATGCATCGGACAGATCGCCGGGGAAGGACCTGCTGGCGATATGGAAAAAGGCGTCGGAACTGGGGCTGACGGTGAGCGTGTCGGGGCAGACGGCGCCGTATGCGTCGGAGGAGTTTGAGGGGCTGGTGGTGTCGATGCCTAAGCTGCCTATGGTCATCGAACACCTGGGGAACATGAAGCCTGGGGAGAAGGCGCCGTATTCGACCTACAAGAGGATACTTTCGCTGGCGAAATACTCGAACACGTATATCAAGGTGGGCGGGCTGGGGGAGATTAGCGAGAGGCCGCCGGTGCTGACGCCGGAGTTCGGGTTTGACTACACGCCGCCGCTGGTGGACATGGCCTTGGAGGCGTTTGGGCCGAAGCGCGTGATGTGGGGCAGCGACTACCCGCCGGTGAGCAATCGAGAGGGGTATGGGAACGCGCTGGCGGGCATCAGGGACTACCCCGCGCTGAAGAGCAAGTCAGACAGGGAGTGGGTGATGGGGAAGGCGGCGATGGAGGTATGGCGGTTTTAGTAGCGCTTCATCGTTAATATTGCGATAATAGTCTGGAGCTTATCTACATGTTGCGTATTTGTCTAGAGGCCAGGTAGAACCGGGGACATCATAATCGAACGCACCAACATTTCGACAATTCTAACAGATGCATAAGTTTTGCAGAGCTTTGGGGCTTATTCTTTGGGACTCCCTATTGCTACTCCGAAACATCCCTGTTTTCAAGGATTGGGTAGAGATAGCAGTAATAGTCTTAGCCATCTTAGGTATTTCAGCATCCGCCGTGCTCGCCGCTTTTGTGCAGAACTCTATTCATGGTGTAAATAACCTCTATCCATGGGTCATGCCGGTAATCGTTGCCTTTCTAGTCTTCGGAGTGTTGGTCTTATTTAGAGCAACTTACTTGCAACTAGCGCTGGATGTAAATAAAAGGTCAGCTGAGCCTGTAATAGAAATTGTGGGCGTACGTGAGCAAGTTCTTAATCAAGTAGGAACTGGCTATGCTATCGAAGTTTACAATCGGGGTTTACTGGACGCAGATCATTGCCATGGTCGCTTGGTTGAAATAGAGTTTGAAACTTTGCAAGAACATCAAACTTTAGCAAGATGGCCGATTGGCCGCGACTTACACTGGTCTGGACAAGTGGAAAATGTAGATAGTTACACGTTGCCAGGCCACCATAATGCGATCCTCAACGTTGTGTATTTCGACACAATTCAGAATAATTGGAAGGTAATGCTAGTCTATAGAAGCACGCCTCAGTACAGGATGGACATAAACCTATAAACGTAATATGTCGCATTGTTCCAGGCATAATTCGATTGCCCTTAGTCGGAGAAATGAGGCATGAAAAGCCTTTTGAGATACTTTATGCAGGAGCCGAGAATACCTCATTGACAGAATTTCGGCAGAGGAGTATGGCTTAGTAAGGTACTGGTAAGGCAGGCTCTCCCTTCCCGATAGCGGCCGAAGGTGAGAAACGGTGAATCCCCGCCACTTCCCGCCTTGGAAGAAAAAAAGGTGGGGGCTAAAGGAGACTTATATCTTGGATTACGCCGCCGCGCTGAACCGGCTGATGGGGCTGGTGGACTTCGAGAGGTTTGTGGGGCCCAGGGGGCCGAGGGTAAAGTTTGATTTGCGACGCATGTACGCCTTCCTGGAGTCGTTGGGGGACCCGCATTTGGGGAGGCCGACGGCGCATATTACGGGGACCAAGGGGAAGGGGAGCACGACGGCGATGATGACGTCAGTGCTGGCGGCGGCGGGGTACAGGACGGGGATGTTCATATCGCCGCATTTGCATACGTTTCGAGAGCGCATATCGGTGGACGGGAGGCCGGTGAGCGGGGAGGATTTCGCCAGCCTGGTGGAGGAGGTGTGGCCGCATGTAGAAAAGGTATCGAATGAGGGTGGAGTGGGTGAGGTGACGATGTTCGAGACGCTGACGGCGATGGCGTTTGTGCATTTCAGGAACATCAAGGCTGGCTTTCAGGTCATGGAGGTGGGAATGGGCGGCCGGCTGGACTCGACGAACGTGGTGAAGCCGAATGTGTGCATCATAACGTCGGTGAGCCTGGACCATACGCATATTCTTGGCGACACGGTGGGGCTTATCGCGATGGAGAAGGCGGGGATCATCAAGCCGGGCGCGCCGGTGGTGATATCGCCGCAGAAGCCGGAGGCGCGGGAGGCGATAGAGCGGGTTTGCAGGGAGCAGTGGTCGAGGCTGATAGAGGTAGGGAAGGACATCACGTGGTCGGCGGTGGGTCACGATTTAGGGGGGCAGGACTTTGTGGTGAAGGGCCGGCTGGGGGAGTACCGGCTGAGGACGCCGCTTTTGGGGAAGTACCAGATGGAGAACGCGTCGGCGGTGGTGGGGGCGCTGGAGGCGCTGCGGGAGGAGGGGTTTGCCATTAGCGACGCGGCGATAAGAGAGGGGATGGCGAGGGTGTCGTGGCCGTGCCGGATGGAGGTCTTGGGGAAGTCGCCCCTGGTGGTGGCGGATGGAGCGCACAATCCGTATTCGATGGGGCGGCTGTGTGAGTCATTGCCGAAGTATTTTAATTATAGGCGGGTGGTGGTGATATTTGGGGCGTCGAGAGATAAGAATGTGGAGGGGATGGCGGCGGAGGTGAGGGCGATTAAGCCTATAGTGGTGACGGCGAGGTCTCGGCACCCGAGGGGGGCGTCGCCGGGGGAGCTGGCGGCGGTGTTTGGGCGGCATGGGGTGGAGGTAGTAGAGGGAGGGGAAACGCGGGAGGCGCTGGCAAGGGCGCGGTCGCTGGCGGGGGAGTCGGACCTGATACTGGCGACGGGGTCGTTGTTTTTAACAGCGGAGGTGAGGGAGGAGATACTGGGGATTGCGCCAGAGGTTTACCCACAAGCCAAACCTAGAACGGCGATTCGATGATCAATAGACTACGGGCGGCATCACCGATGCCTTCCCGATGCGCTTGTGAATTTAAGCGGTCATGACAAGTGGTCTTAATGCCCGTATTGTGTTCTTAGGGATTCACCCCTCAACCTACGCCTTCTCCCACAAGGGGAGAAGGAATTTTCTTGGAGGCAGTCAGTGGTTTCAAATGCCCTCAAACCTCATCTAACGCCAGACATTCAATGGCGGAAGAGACCAAAGGTGGTTATCACAGGCATGGGCGCGTTCACACCGCTGGGGAACAGCGCTGAGGAGTTCTGGAGGAACCTGGTGGCGGGGAAGTCGGGTATTGGGCCGATGACGCTGGCGGACCCGTCGGAGTACCCGTGCCAGATCGCGGGGGAGGTCAAGGGGTTCGACGCAGGGCAGCACATCGATGCCAAGGAGGCGCGGCGGATGGCGCGGTTTTCGCAACTGGCGGTATCGGCGGCGCTGCAGGCGGTGAAGGACGCGGGGCTTGTGGTGAAGGCGGAGGAGGCGGAGCGCGTGGGGGTGCTGCTGGGGAACGGCAACGGGGGGTTCCCGACGACGGAGGCGGGCGCGCGGACGATGATTGAGAAGGGTGGGATGAAGGTATCTCCTTTTTTCTTCCCCATGACCTTACCAAACATGGCATCGTCTAACGTTAGCAGGATACTGGGGTTGCGGGGATATAACTCGACGGTTATAACGGCGTGCGCAGCGTCCAACCAGGCCATGGGGGAGGCGCTGGAGGTGCTGCGTCGCGGGGCGGCGGACGTGATGCTGTCTGGCGGCGCAGAGGCGGGGATCAGCCAGCTGGGGTTGTCCGGGTTCTGCACTATGCGGGCGCTTAGCACTCGAAATGAGGAGCCGCAGAAAGCGAGCCGGCCTTTTGACGCACAGCGGGACGGGTTTGTGCCGGCGGAGGGATCGGTGGTCGTGGTGCTGGAGACGGAGGAGCACGCGCTAAGGCGAGGAGCGAGGATTTATTGCGAGCTGGCGGGGTTCGGATGCACGTCCGACGCGTACCACCCGGTGCAGCCGCAGGAGACGGGGGACGGGGCGGCGCGGGCGATGAAGATGGCGCTGGACGACGCGGGGACAGGGCTGGCGGAGGTGGACTATATCAACGCCCATGGGACGTCAACGCCGCTGAACGATTTGGTGGAGACGGTGGCCATCAAGCGGCTGTTCGGGGAGCTGGCGTACAAGATACCGGTGAGTTCGACGAAGTCCATGGTGGGGCACTCGCTGGGGGCGGCGGGGTCGCTGGAGGCGGTGCCGTGCGTGCGGAGCATCACGGACGGGGTGATACACCCAACCGTGAATTATGAGTTCCCGGACCCGCAATGCGACCTCGATTATGTGCCTAACGTGTCGAGGAATAAGGATGTAAGGGTGGTGCTGTCCAACGCTTTCGGGTTCGGGGGGCAGAACGCGTGCCTGGTGTTCAGGCGGTACGAGAACGGGAGGTAATGTGGGGCAGCCGGGAGGGGAAACCTGAGGGGCCATCCGAGTTGCGTCGTTAGTCACGTCGATTGGATCACCTTCGAGCAGGCTCAGGGCAGACTTCGACTGCGTCTCAGGATCATATGGGGACCTCGCCGTATCAGCCTTGTATTACTCCTTTTAGACTAGTCGCGGGCTTTTGAGGCCTCACCGTTTTCGAGGCTATTTCTCTCCATTCAGTCAATTCAGCAGTCAGCACGGTAGGCAAATACTCCTTTTAATTGGTTGAGCAAGCGGAAGCCTTTAGCCGGAGGCGCACTATAAAACGGGTCCTTTTTACTCAGGCGGGAGGCCGCATAGGATTAGGTTTCGCCCGGTCGCTGAGGGCGGCGCCGGAGCCGACGCATCTGATTGGCGTCGACAGCAACGAGTTCCATCTCCATCGCGCAGTCGCCGACGAAAGGTATTTAGTGCCGAGGGCGGCCCATCCTACGTACCTGGCTATCCTTCAAAGCATTGTGGAGGAGACGCGCCCGGACCTGGTGTGGGTGCAGCACGAGGACGAGATTTTGGCGGTGGCCCGCGACCCGGGACGCATAAGGGCAAGGACGTTTCTTCCAGACGCCCGCACCATTGCTGCCTGCCAGGACAAGATGACTTCCAGCAAGACCTGGGAAAGGTCAGGCGTGCCGACGCCTCGCAGCATGATGATGAATGGTCCGGAGGACGTGGCGCTGGCTTTTGGGGAGATAGGCCCACACTTATGGCTCAGGGCGGTGAAAGGCGTGGCGGGCAGCGGGTCTCTGCCGGCGGACGATGTGGAGAAGGCGGCGACCTGGATTGATTTACATAAGGGCTGGGGCAGATTTATGGCCGCGGAGCGTATGACAGGGGAGAGCGTGTCGTGCGAATACGTTTGGAAGAGAGGCAGGCTGCTGGCGGCGCAATGCAAGAAGCGGCTATTTTGGGAGTTCCCTAATCTTACCCTTTCCGGCATATCCGGCGTCTGCGGCGCCCATGAATTTGTCTCTAATCCCACCGCGGTAGACCTGGGCGTTCAGGCCATTCAAACGGTGGACCCTGAGCCCAACGGGGCGTTCGGTGTCGACATGATTTACGACGGCGAGGGCTGTTTGAAGGTGACTGAGGTGAACGCGGGACGGTTCTTCAGCGGAGGGTCGCTGCACCTACAGGTCCCAGGTTTCAACCTGCCGTACCTGGCGCTGAGGGCCGCGCTGGATGAACCGCTGCCGCGAGACCTGCCCCACGTAGACTCTTTGCCCGCCGGAATTGTGGTGATACAAGGCGTAAGCGTAGAGCCAATAGTTACGACCACAAGCGCGGTGAGAGAGTATCGGCGGGAGATGGAGGCCAGGATGTCTAGGGCAGGAAACACTACGTCTAACCTAGCTAATTCCGGGAGGCGGAACTGATGAAACAAGGCTTAAGCATCATAGACAGTGACCTCCATTGGATAGAGCCTGGCGACATGTATGAGAAGCACATCGATGAGCGGTTTCGCTCTCGTGCGCCGCGGGAGGTGCTGATG
The genomic region above belongs to SAR202 cluster bacterium and contains:
- a CDS encoding MGMT family protein encodes the protein MDQAQKRRAHTLANSRSTLYYDVFQTRFGWFAAVLSPNGLKYGSLKSTPQDSFEELGPQVEAAQFDPDRLKDIRELLQSFLAGKADNLDQIVLDMEDAPDFHKRAWEACRSIPLGETRTYAWLAAMAGRPGAYRAAGQAMARNRVPIVVPCHRVIGSDGGLHGYGAGGLGVKAELLRMETLLLQRKPSAG
- a CDS encoding amidohydrolase, giving the protein MLIVDTHCHAGLNWFEPIEMLLRQMELNGVEKATLVQHRGAYDNSYLIEAAKKHPGKFAVVAIVDVSKADAGKALEGWARKGAVGVRLNASDRSPGKDLLAIWKKASELGLTVSVSGQTAPYASEEFEGLVVSMPKLPMVIEHLGNMKPGEKAPYSTYKRILSLAKYSNTYIKVGGLGEISERPPVLTPEFGFDYTPPLVDMALEAFGPKRVMWGSDYPPVSNREGYGNALAGIRDYPALKSKSDREWVMGKAAMEVWRF
- a CDS encoding DUF2007 domain-containing protein, yielding WTAEMWKNLLSSEGIRVILKQGDVSSFLGSSPLPVRLMVDEKQRLRALEVLSQQTVYAEGEESPS
- a CDS encoding bifunctional folylpolyglutamate synthase/dihydrofolate synthase — its product is MDYAAALNRLMGLVDFERFVGPRGPRVKFDLRRMYAFLESLGDPHLGRPTAHITGTKGKGSTTAMMTSVLAAAGYRTGMFISPHLHTFRERISVDGRPVSGEDFASLVEEVWPHVEKVSNEGGVGEVTMFETLTAMAFVHFRNIKAGFQVMEVGMGGRLDSTNVVKPNVCIITSVSLDHTHILGDTVGLIAMEKAGIIKPGAPVVISPQKPEAREAIERVCREQWSRLIEVGKDITWSAVGHDLGGQDFVVKGRLGEYRLRTPLLGKYQMENASAVVGALEALREEGFAISDAAIREGMARVSWPCRMEVLGKSPLVVADGAHNPYSMGRLCESLPKYFNYRRVVVIFGASRDKNVEGMAAEVRAIKPIVVTARSRHPRGASPGELAAVFGRHGVEVVEGGETREALARARSLAGESDLILATGSLFLTAEVREEILGIAPEVYPQAKPRTAIR
- a CDS encoding GNAT family N-acetyltransferase, producing the protein MPETRLTEVSREDVARMAQWLQDPEVRDSWYGADDAGEPMHIGYSPQKMAEAPEEEWKSAFQGETRKVYSIYDSQEGHVGECQLLIEPPLHEAQIFIIIGRKDLWLKHFGSAALLQLLDIAFYTYKLHRVWADIPEYNSHAIHMFERMGFMLEGHLRSTHPKEGKWYDSIVMGLLENEYARRRPKLTAQVNSPAA
- a CDS encoding D-aminoacylase is translated as MLDILIKNGQIIDGSGSPGFFGAVGIEKNTLSILRGDVSNAEAAQTIDAAGKVVCPGFIDLHSHAGLTILGEPKHEPKVRQGVTTELIGIDGISHAPFKSHKELERYIWLDSGLNGYPPKADWLTVTELLNKYDNKVAINIAYIIGNGPPRVWAVGWNDRPATGAQLEDMKSVMREAMEEGAWGLSTGLDYAPGSYASTDELVALSEVSARMGGFYHTHTRAKLRAKGLLAPWHEALDIGRRSGSPVHFTHYRQPGQGVGSHYDYIGLVEKSRDEGLDVTFDCYSYPFSSTSITIALPDWAKDGGPERLMAALKDPSDRAKMKKDLSRERVENSYLTHFRRPENKKYEGKWVLDIAEMRGQDPADAIFDLLIEENLSVCVITLGVNEQTLPAFVAHPYGMIASDSIMLGEFPSPRTYGCFPVVLAEFVRAEKHLRLPEAIRKMTSFPAQRMGLQDRGLLRDGLKADVVIFDPATVKAPANRHHPKQFPIGIDHVIVNGTPVIKNGKHTGALPGRSIRRGKRS
- the fabF gene encoding beta-ketoacyl-ACP synthase II, with the translated sequence MQWRKRPKVVITGMGAFTPLGNSAEEFWRNLVAGKSGIGPMTLADPSEYPCQIAGEVKGFDAGQHIDAKEARRMARFSQLAVSAALQAVKDAGLVVKAEEAERVGVLLGNGNGGFPTTEAGARTMIEKGGMKVSPFFFPMTLPNMASSNVSRILGLRGYNSTVITACAASNQAMGEALEVLRRGAADVMLSGGAEAGISQLGLSGFCTMRALSTRNEEPQKASRPFDAQRDGFVPAEGSVVVVLETEEHALRRGARIYCELAGFGCTSDAYHPVQPQETGDGAARAMKMALDDAGTGLAEVDYINAHGTSTPLNDLVETVAIKRLFGELAYKIPVSSTKSMVGHSLGAAGSLEAVPCVRSITDGVIHPTVNYEFPDPQCDLDYVPNVSRNKDVRVVLSNAFGFGGQNACLVFRRYENGR